From the Megalops cyprinoides isolate fMegCyp1 chromosome 21, fMegCyp1.pri, whole genome shotgun sequence genome, one window contains:
- the LOC118769026 gene encoding exopolyphosphatase PRUNE1-like has translation MEGFLRSCSAVFKNGSEDGSGVHVVLGNEACDVDSMVSALTFAYFLFKTSGSAGKTPVPVLNIPRSEFPLRTDNAFLLRESGLAQESLVFRDEVDLLGLHRAGRLALSLVDHNVLPSADSDLEGAVVEVIDHHHLERLPSPSCPVTVETVGSCATLVTERIAQKAPEILDRQVAQLLYGTIVLDCVNMAPEAGKVTPKDSQYAFLLESRFPDLPPRGALFQSLQSAKFDVSGLTTEQMLLKDMKAASGGDLKLAVSVVYMTLDAFLQRRGLKQELCEFCHKHRFNLVVAMTISFNENNEPFRQLAVYSSSTLYREEVSQALERAQNPCLNLSPMSSPYADVKAYIQGNTLASRKKVLPIVKDFLREWERRTTRCGDLDDLDELEDQFDPSRSPGVDDDTRPRRYSASRQRRPGAVAAEDSGPDEDAQVPPTPMNSLVEGCPLDNGMPRISAEAILEKFSKMAEAEPGEGGAAGEL, from the exons ATGGAGGGTTTTTTGCGGAGCTGTAGCGCTGTCTTTAAG aACGGCTCAGAGGACGGCTCCGGAGTGCACGTCGTCCTGGGAAACGAGGCCTGCGACGTTGACTCGATGGTGTCCGCCCTCACCTTCGCGTACTTCCTGTTCAAA ACGTCCGGCTCCGCGGGGAAGACTCCGGTCCCGGTTCTGAACATCCCGCGGTCGGAATTCCCGCTGCGGACGGACAACGCCTTCCTGCTGCGGGAGAGCGGGCTGGCCCAGGAGAGCCTGGTGTTCCGGGACGAGGTGGACCTGCTGGGCTTGCACCGCGCCGGCCGGTTGGCCCTCTCCCTCGTGGACCACAACGTCCTGCCGAG TGCTGACAGTGACCTGGAGGGGGCAGTAGTGGAAGTGATTGACCACCATCATCTGGAGAGGTTGCCTTCCCCTTCTTGTCCGGTAACCGTAGAGACCGTGGGCTCATGTGCCACCTTGGTAACCGAACGCATCGCCCAGAAGGCACCGGAAATTTTGGACCGACAGGTGGCACAGCTCTTATACG GCACCATCGTGTTAGACTGCGTGAACATGGCGCCAGAGGCGGGAAAGGTGACGCCCAAGGACAGCCAGTACGCCTTCCTGCTGGAGTCGCGCTTCCCTGACCTGCCACCGAGGGGCGCCCTCTTCCAGTCTCTGCAGAGCGCCAAGTTCGACGTGTCAG GCCTGACAACAGAACAGATGCTGTTGAAAGACATGAAGGCAGCGTCTGGGGGAGACTTGAAGCTGGCCGTCAGTGTGGTCTACATGACACTCGAT GCTTTTCTCCAGAGACGTGGCCTAAAGCAGGAGCTGTGTGAATTCTGCCACAAACACCGCTTCAACTTGGTGGTCGCCATGACCATCTCATTTAATGAGAACAACGAGCCCTTCCGCCAGCTAGCGGTCTACAGCTCCAGCACCCTCTATAGAGAGGAG GTCAGCCAAGCCCTGGAGAGGGCCCAGAATCCCTGCCTAAACCTGTCCCCGATGAGCAGCCCCTATGCGGACGTCAAGGCCTACATACAGGGCAACACGCTAGCCTCCCGCAAGAAGGTGCTGCCCATCGTGAAGGACTTCCTGAGGGAGTGGGAGCGTAGAACCACCCGCTGCGGGGATTTGGACGACCTGGACGAGCTGGAGGACCAGTTCGACCCGTCCCGCTCGCCGGGTGTGGACGACGACACCCGGCCCCGGCGCTACTCGGCGTCCCGGCAGCGCCGGCCGGGGGCGGTGGCGGCGGAGGACAGCGGACCGGACGAGGACGCCCAGGTACCCCCCACGCCCATGAACAGCCTGGTGGAGGGCTGCCCGCTGGACAACGGCATGCCGCGGATCAGCGCCGAGGCCATCCTGGAGAAGTTCAGCAAGATGGCGGAGGCGGAgcccggggaggggggggcagcgggggaGCTCTAA
- the LOC118769091 gene encoding BCL2/adenovirus E1B 19 kDa protein-interacting protein 2-like: MRLQGSSPPASLALSGNCTRKKRLVAPAISLTLERSDSVFSDDFATAALSPSPDDDPELDINLEDLDTPSDSESFGFPDSSHNLEWDDDLPRVGRGVGAVARASVTEQAEIGHMELDQVDSDGRRWRRFNISGQECYVNMTVLEPYLQVLSHGGYYGDGLNAIIVFSSCYLPENTIKDYQYVMDNLFRYIVGTLELMVSENYVIVYLCGMAPRSKMPNIKWLRQCYMTIDRRLRKNLKGLFIVHPVWYIKALLTIIKPFISAKFSRKVRFIPSLQELSAFIPMEHVQIPECIRQFDQNMNG; the protein is encoded by the exons ATGAGGCT ACAAGGCAGTT CCCCGCCCGCCAGCCTGGCTCTCTCCGGAAACTGCACCAGGAAGAAGCGGCTGGTGGCGCCCGCCATCAGCCTGACTCTGGAGCGCAGCGACTCGGTCTTCTCCGACGACTTTGCCACTGCCGCCCTGTCCCCGTCGCCCGACGACGACCCCGAGCTGGACATCAACCTGGAGGACCTGGACACGCCCTCTGACAGCGAGTCCTTCGGCTTCCCCGACAGCTCGCACAACCTGGAGTGGGACG ACGACCTGCCGCGGGTGGGCAGAGGAGTGGGCGCGGTAGCCCGCGCGTCTGTGACGGAGCAGGCGGAGATCGGACACATGGAGCTGGACCAGGTGGACAGCGACGGTCGCAGGTGGCGCCGGTTCAATATCTCCGGGCAGGAGTGCTACGTCAACATGACCGTGCTGGAGCCATACCTACAGGTGCTGTCCCATGGGG GTTACTATGGAGACGGTCTGAATGCCATCATCGTGTTTTCCTCCTGCTACCTCCCGGAGAACACCATCAAGGATTACCAGTATGTCATGGACAATCTCTTCAG GTATATAGTGGGTACCCTGGAGCTGATGGTGTCTGAGAACTACGTGATAGTTTACCTGTGTGGGATGGCCCCGCGGAGCAAGATGCCCAATATCAAATGGCTGCGTCAGTGCTACATGACCATCGACAGGAG GCTGAGGAAGAACCTGAAGGGTCTGTTCATCGTTCACCCGGTCTGGTACATCAAAGCTCTGCTCACCATCATCAAGCCCTTCATCAG TGCAAAGTTCAGCAGGAAGGTACGCTTCATCCCAAGCCTGCAGGAGTTGTCTGCCTTCATCCCCATGGAGCATGTACagatcccagaatgcatcagacA atttgACCAGAATATGAATGGTTGA